In Jaculus jaculus isolate mJacJac1 chromosome 4, mJacJac1.mat.Y.cur, whole genome shotgun sequence, a single genomic region encodes these proteins:
- the LOC105945114 gene encoding ribonuclease P/MRP protein subunit POP5-like — MVRFKHRYLLCEVVSDDSRCRLSLDDRVLVGLGRDTTARVHGTFGAAACSVGFAVRYLNAYTGIVLLLCRKEFYQPLWSALPFITYLENKGHRYPCFFNTLHVGGTIRTCQKFLIQYNRRQLLILLQKCTDEGEREAIQKAVTRSSLLEEEESAEEELSDSAGEATKATE; from the coding sequence ATGGTGCGCTTCAAGCACAGGTACCTGCTCTGCGAAGTAGTGTCCGACGACTCGCGCTGCCGCCTCAGCCTGGACGACCGAGTGCTGGTCGGCCTCGGCCGGGACACGACCGCCCGGGTGCACGGGACCTTCGGCGCCGCCGCCTGCTCCGTCGGCTTCGCGGTTCGATACCTCAATGCCTACACTGGAATAGTGCTACTTCTATGCAGAAAGGAATTCTACCAGCCCCTATGGTCAGCTCTTCCCTTTATCACTTATTTGGAGAACAAAGGACACCGTTATCCATGTTTTTTCAACACATTACATGTGGGAGGTACCATTAGGACGTGTCAGAAGTTCCTGATTCAGTACAACAGGAGACAGCTGCTGATCCTGCTGCAGAAGTGTACGGAcgaaggagagagggaagctaTCCAGAAGGCCGTCACAAGAAGCTCTTTACTAGAGGAAGAAGAGTCGGCTGAGGAAGAGCTTTCAGACAGTGCTGGCGAGGCCACCAAAGCAACGGAGTGA